Proteins from one Cyclopterus lumpus isolate fCycLum1 chromosome 11, fCycLum1.pri, whole genome shotgun sequence genomic window:
- the LOC117738574 gene encoding histone-lysine N-methyltransferase SETDB1-B-like isoform X1, with product MEVDEMETRIPELQISDKTKRDEEKMSDFPCKSVASTNETPSKETHLKDGSDVLNVKRAVVVLTRLPEYKISALRPPTPQQFYSEDDSLSSSDSDMQWEPEDDSCDSEFSLSQNKKRTVKHIAASHTGRMNINNNNLNEPPPVIISSAFAHCSNETTKSRPNLPEEEVKVDMVVLGRKRSMRWQRGKILDIVTKEDGRLKYKVSFEEKGKSLVSGHHIAFDTTPKLEQLFVGARVVVRCQDNKFQFRPGVLAELPSRKNRLRFLVFLDGHMPVYVGLPLFHLVCRPLEVVLDDIPDSPHKSFMTQYLKDWPYPHLTQYRAGQSLNAELNGAQQRCQVQMLDCSLMQVVFQNNQHKEWIHRGSMRLEHMARFLQMKGAEEHENDSD from the exons ATGGAAGTTGACGAAATGGAGACGAGAATACCGGAGCTCCAGATCTCagacaagacaaagagagacgaAG aaaaaATGTCAGATTTCCCATGCAAATCTGTTGCCTCCACAAATGAAACTCCCAGCAAGGAGACACACTTGAAGGACGGTTCAGACGTGCTCAATGTAAAGAGAGCAGTGGTGGTCTTGACCCGACTCCCTGAATATAAGATCAGCGCTCTGCGACCACCAACGCCTCAGCAGTTCTACAGTGAAGACGACTCCCTGAGCAGCTCTGATTCTGATATGCAGTGGGAACCAGAAGATGATTCTTGTGATTCAGAATTCTCgctttcacaaaataaaaagagaactGTAAAACACATTGCTGCATCACACACGGGCAGGatgaacatcaacaacaacaacctcaaTG AACCGCCCCCTGTAATAATATCATCGGCTTTTGCCCATTGCTCCAATGAAACCACGAAGAGCCGACCCAATTTGCCAGAAGAAGAGGTCAAAGTGGACATGGTGGTCCTGGGCAGGAAGAGATCCATGAGATGGCAACGTGGGAAAATATTAGATATAGTAACAAAGG AAGATGGACGGTTGAAGTACAAAGTTAGTTTtgaagaaaaggggaaaagcCTGGTGTCTGGCCACCACATCGCCTTTGACACCACCCCGAAGCTGGAGCAGCTGTTTGTCGGTGCTCGTGTGGTCGTCAGGTGTCAAGATAACAAGTTCCAGTTCCGGCCGGGTGTTTTGGCAGAACTCCCCAGCAGAAAGAACCGCTTacg GTTCTTGGTCTTTTTGGATGGTCACATGCCGGTCTATGTTGGCTTACCTTTATTTCACCTGGTGTGCAGACCAC TGGAAGTTGTTCTAGACGACATTCCCGATAGTCCTCACAAGTCCTTCATGACGCAATACCTGAAGGACTGGCCGTACCCTCATTTGACCCAGTACAGGGCTGGACAGAGCCTCAATGCCGAATTAAATGGAGCCCAGCAGAGGTGTCAGGTGCAAATGCTCGACTGCAGCTTGATGCAGGTTGTTTTTCAG AATAATCAACATAAGGAGTGGATCCATCGAGGCTCCATGCGACTTGAACACATGGCAAGATTTTTGCAAATGAAAGGAGCGGAAGAGCACGAGAATGATTCGGACTGA
- the LOC117738574 gene encoding histone-lysine N-methyltransferase SETDB1-B-like isoform X2 — MEVDEMETRIPELQISDKTKRDEEKMSDFPCKSVASTNETPSKETHLKDGSDVLNVKRAVVVLTRLPEYKISALRPPTPQQFYSEDDSLSSSDSDMQWEPEDDSCDSEFSLSQNKKRTVKHIAASHTGRMNINNNNLNEPPPVIISSAFAHCSNETTKSRPNLPEEEVKVDMVVLGRKRSMRWQRGKILDIVTKEDGRLKYKVSFEEKGKSLVSGHHIAFDTTPKLEQLFVGARVVVRCQDNKFQFRPGVLAELPSRKNRLRFLVFLDGHMPVYVGLPLFHLVCRPLQGWTEPQCRIKWSPAEVSGANARLQLDAGCFSE, encoded by the exons ATGGAAGTTGACGAAATGGAGACGAGAATACCGGAGCTCCAGATCTCagacaagacaaagagagacgaAG aaaaaATGTCAGATTTCCCATGCAAATCTGTTGCCTCCACAAATGAAACTCCCAGCAAGGAGACACACTTGAAGGACGGTTCAGACGTGCTCAATGTAAAGAGAGCAGTGGTGGTCTTGACCCGACTCCCTGAATATAAGATCAGCGCTCTGCGACCACCAACGCCTCAGCAGTTCTACAGTGAAGACGACTCCCTGAGCAGCTCTGATTCTGATATGCAGTGGGAACCAGAAGATGATTCTTGTGATTCAGAATTCTCgctttcacaaaataaaaagagaactGTAAAACACATTGCTGCATCACACACGGGCAGGatgaacatcaacaacaacaacctcaaTG AACCGCCCCCTGTAATAATATCATCGGCTTTTGCCCATTGCTCCAATGAAACCACGAAGAGCCGACCCAATTTGCCAGAAGAAGAGGTCAAAGTGGACATGGTGGTCCTGGGCAGGAAGAGATCCATGAGATGGCAACGTGGGAAAATATTAGATATAGTAACAAAGG AAGATGGACGGTTGAAGTACAAAGTTAGTTTtgaagaaaaggggaaaagcCTGGTGTCTGGCCACCACATCGCCTTTGACACCACCCCGAAGCTGGAGCAGCTGTTTGTCGGTGCTCGTGTGGTCGTCAGGTGTCAAGATAACAAGTTCCAGTTCCGGCCGGGTGTTTTGGCAGAACTCCCCAGCAGAAAGAACCGCTTacg GTTCTTGGTCTTTTTGGATGGTCACATGCCGGTCTATGTTGGCTTACCTTTATTTCACCTGGTGTGCAGACCAC TACAGGGCTGGACAGAGCCTCAATGCCGAATTAAATGGAGCCCAGCAGAGGTGTCAGGTGCAAATGCTCGACTGCAGCTTGATGCAGGTTGTTTTTCAG AATAA
- the cers2a gene encoding ceramide synthase 2a, whose amino-acid sequence MLSRLGEQIWADWIWFPEGHGWADLTDHDGQVFPKTQDLWVTIPIALCFLVCRQIFERTVATPLASLLGVSDKQRVRAPPNPVLESFFCSTSKNPTQSSIESLSKQAGCSVRQVQRWFRRRRNQDRPSKLKKFREACWRFTFYLLAFFAGLAVLVDKPWLYDMKQMWDGFPKMPLLPSQYWYYMIELGFYVSLLFSVASDVKRKDFKEQIIHHVATISLISFSWLVNYIRAGTLIMLVHDSSDYLMESAKMFNYAGWRKTCNLSFTMFAAVFIVTRLIILPFWIIYTTWVYPLTLYPPFLGFYFFNGLMLVLQALHIFWAVLIVRMVIKFLPGNDIVEDERSDKEETESEDEDVGREQIEKFKNGHVQNGHTLLNNNHSKTD is encoded by the exons ATGTTGTCTCGGCTCGGTGAGCAGATATGGGCGGACTGGATTTGGTTTCCTGAAGGCCACGGCTGGGCTGACCTGACGGACCATGATGGCCAAGTGTTCCCTAAAACACAGGACCTGTGGGTTACTATACCCATCGCGCTGTGCTTCCTGGTATGCAGACAGATATTTGAGAG GACTGTGGCGACTCCTCTCGCTTCCCTGTTGGGAGTGAGTGACAAGCAGCGTGTCCGTGCTCCTCCAAATCCTGTTCTGGAGTCCTTTTTCTGCAGCACATCAAAGAATCCCACACAG AGCTCCATAGAGAGTTTAAGTAAACAGGCGGGCTGTTCAGTGCGACAGGTCCAGAGGTGGTTCAGGCGGCGGAGAAACCAGGACAGACCCAGCAAGCTCAAAAAGTTTCGGGAAGCATG TTGGAGATTTACGTTTTACCTTCTTGCTTTCTTTGCTGGCCTGGCAGTCCTTGTTGAC AAACCATGGTTGTATGATATGAAGCAGATGTGGGATGGCTTCCCAAAAATG CCACTGTTGCCTTCACAGTACTGGTACTACATGATCGAACTAGGCTTCTATGTCTCGCTGCTTTTTAGCGTAGCATCGGATGTTAAACGTAAG gaTTTCAAAGAGCAGATAATTCACCATGTGGCCACCATTTCCCTTATTAGTTTCTCCTGGCTGGTCAACTACATCCGGGCAGGGACTTTGATCATGTTGGTGCATGATTCCTCCGACTATTTAATGGAG TCAGCCAAAATGTTTAACTACGCAGGTTGGAGGAAAACCTGCAACCTCAGCTTCACCATGTTTGCTGCAGTTTTCATTGTGACCCGCCTCATAATCCTCCCCTTCTG GATCATATATACGACGTGGGTGTACCCCCTGACCCTGTATCCCCCCTTCCTCGGCTTCTACTTCTTCAACGGGCTAATGCTCGTGCTGCAGGCTCTGCACATCTTCTGGGCAGTGCTCATCGTGCGCATGGTCATCAAGTTCCTGCCAGGCAAC GACATCGTCGAGGACGAGCGGAGCGATAAAGAGGAGACCGAGTCGGAAGATGAAGACGTTGGTCGCGAGCAGATTGAAAAGTTTAAGAACGGCCACGTGCAGAACGGACACACTCTCCTGAACAACAACCACAGTAAGACGGACTGA